The genomic window TTGAAGGAGTTTGCTAGTGAACAACAGCCAGTAGCAATTACACTCAGGGGGTTTGATGCCTTTGTACCTCGTGTCATATACATTAATGTAGTCAGAAGTCAAGAACTTTTGACTTTGCAAGCTGATTTAATGGCTTATACAGAAAGCAACTTGGGAATTGTTGACAAGGTTTCTAAAACCCGCCCTTTTGCGCCCCACATGACGGTTGCGTTTCGGGATTTAACAAAGCAAAACTTTAAAGCTGCTTGGCCAGAGTTTGAAAAGCGTCAGTTGCATTTTGAGTTTACTGCCGACAAACTAACGCTACTGCTTCACGACGGTAAGCGCTGGAATATTAAATCGGAGTTTGGTTTTTTGCCTACTGAACAATGAGTAATATATTACTCAGATATTTTCTACCCAGTATTATCCTAACAAACATCATTGTCATGTATTTATGAAAAAAGCGATCGCACATCAAACTGCCTTACTATTTACATGCTCTATACTGCTGGTAGCTTGTGGTAAAAGTGCCAGTAATGAAGCAAATTCTGCAAATAATCCAACGGCGACAACAGGTGCAGCTAATGGTATTCCTATCGGTATCGCCTTTGCACAAACGAGCAATGTATCATTACTTGGTCAAGAAGGAACTGATGGAGTAAAAATTGCCCAGAAGTATTTTAATGACAAAGGAGGTATCAATGGTAGACCAATTAAATTAGTCTATCAAGATACTGGTGGCGATGAAGTTGGAGCCATTAATGCTTTTCAAAGTTTAATTAGTAAAGATAAAGTTGTTGGCATTGTTGGCCCTACCTTATCACAACAAGCTTTTAGCGCTGACCCTGTAGCAGAACGTAATCAAGTCCCAGTTATTGGAGCATCAAACACTGCTAAAGGCATTCCTGAAATTGGTGATTATGTGGCTCGTGTTTCTTCATCTGTTGCTGTCGTCGCTCCTTATTCAGTGAAAGCTGCACTCAAGCAAAATCCTAATTTAAAAAGAGTAGCTGTATTCTACGCTCAAAATGACGCTTTCAATAAGTCGGAAACAGAAATTTTTCAGAAAACAGTTAGAAATTTAGGATTAGATTTAGTCACAGTCCAAAAGTTTCAAACTACAGATACCGACTTTCAAGCTCAAGCCAGCGGTGCTATTAATTTAAAACCAGATTTAGCGATTATATCCGGGTTAGCTGTAGATGGAGGTAATTTAGTTAAACAATTACGAGAACTTGGTTATAAAGGAATAATTGTTGGTGGCAATGGTTTTAACACATCCCATATATTTTCTGTGTGCAGAGCGCTTTGTGATGGCGTGATTGTGGCTCAAGCTTATAGCCCTGTGTATGCCAGTGAAATTAACACCGCATTTCGCAAAGCCTACCTTGAACAATATCATAGAGAACCACCCCAAGTAAGTGCTCAAGCTTTTGCTGCATTACAGGTATATGTAGAAGCTCTTCAATCTTTAGATAAAAAAAGCAACATTAACAAATTGACACTGCCACAGTTGCGTACAGAATTGAATAAAGAGTTACTAAGAGGAAAATATCAAACTCCTCTCGGTGAAATTGCTTTTACACCAGTAGGTGATGTAATTCAAAAAGAGTTTTACGTTGCACAACTCAAGATGGAACCAAACGGTATCAATGGTAAGTTTTCTTTTTTAAGAGCTAATTAGAGTGCCTATGCCAAAAACTGTCATAATAAAAATTTAAGTTTTTGTTACTAACACTTAAGGTTTTGTTATTAATTCTCAAGTTGTCGTTACCAACACTTAATTGTATATAATGAAAAATTAAGTTATTGTTACTAACTCTTAATATATTTTTATGAATACTGAAGTTATCGTTACTAAAACTGAAGCATTCATAAGGAAAACTTAAACTAATGTTAGTAAAACTTAAGCTTTTATTATGAATGCTGAAGTTGTCGTTATTAAAACTTAAGTTGTCGTTATTAACACTCGATCTGCCGTTAAGTTGAAGATAAACCAGGAAAAATAATAATTAGTTTAGTTAAAAAAAATACAATATTTTGCGGATTATACTGCTGCGATATATAGTCACTGTAGGGCAAGCTAGCTTTATAAGCTTTTGATAAGAGTAAATTTATGTCTCGTAAAAAACTAATATCCCGCATTCTAGAAAAGGCTGAGTTAAGAGCCTCTGGACTGAAGGCGATTGATCCAACCATAGATTTTGGGGATGCTCACAACTTAAAAAACTTCACACAACTAATTGAGCGGTTACGCACCAAAATTGATGAGTATAACAGCGCTCTAGCGATGATTGATTCTTACCGAACCGAGATTGAAGAGTTGGAAACAAGCTTAGGTAATCTTACTGCGAAAATGTTGATGGGAGTTGCTTTCAAGTACGGTAACGATAGCCGCGAATATGAGATGGCGGGTGGTATTCGCAAAAGCGAGCGCATCCGCAAAAGCAGGATAACCCGCTTGAAAGGTGGCGTAAAGCAAAGATCAAAAAAGAGCGCTCAAACCGCTAAGTAAGTAGTCGGACAGAATTAATTACACAATATCATTACAAGTGTAACGAAGTGAAACGTACTCCTATGAAGAAGCAAGCTACGCGTAGCGTCTTGTAAAGTATGCAATTCGCTTGCGGTTTAGGATTACTTTACTTCGTTGGTAATGACCGTCAATATTTTTGTGCAGCTACTTATCATTAGGGACTTCCAGTTAAAAAAACATCCCATCTTTGGGGCGCAAGACCTTACGCCCCTACAAATGTACAAATAATTTTGGATAATTTATTTTTTGTCAGTCCCTTAGAGGATGTTTGAAAAGTTCTCTTCTCAGTATCAAAAGTTTTAGATCCCTCTAAATCCCCCTTAAAAAGGGGGGATCTGGAAGTGCCTAAAGTCACCAGGGAAACACTTTTCAAACAACCTTTTAGAGCAGGAGTTAGGAGCAAAGCCGGAGACGCTCCGCCTCCGGTTAGGAGTCAAAAAGGTTTTTTATCTGGCTTGTAGACCAAAGCACTGTACTTAACTAACTTGAAATCTGCTGTAATAGATGCGATCGCTATTTGGAAGCAATCCGAAGCGATCGCTTACCCTTTTTTTTTCGTTGCCAATCGCAACTTTCTTTTACAAGCATGGCAAAATAGCAAAGAGCGATCGCACAAGTACAGAGAGCCGCTTGCAAGCTGGTGTAAAGGAAACATTGCGTAGTATCATCAATAGTTGAGAATAAGCGATCGCTCACTAAGACTTAATTTACCAGTGTGTAGTCGCTTACGCCGAACGTCTCAAAGAGTTGCACCTTGTCATCACACATTGCTTAACTTTTAGAACGCCTTGCAAACAAGATATGTTAGATTTATTTATTTCTACTTACTTAATTTTTGTAAAACAAGATACATTAAATGGTAGCTTAGTAGCAAAGGAACCAAGAAGTATGGCCGTTAGTAGCCCTGAAGTCATCCGTCATATATTGATCGGGCTGGGATATTTAGCTCCTGAGATTGATCCTAAGCCTGATCTCACAAAATTTGCTCCCTGGAAGAGGAACAATAACTCCTTGACAGATGATCTTACCGAAGACGCGATTAAAAAGTTTCAGAAACAGTACTCACAAAAACTTGTGGTAAATGGTAACGCTGATTCAGAGACTCGAACTGTAATGGAAGATACAGTCAAAGGGCTTCAGAATAGATTGAAGTTTCACGGTTTTGCAACCAATTCCGAAATTCCTCTAGACAAGCCCTTTTATGGGCCAGCCACTTATACAGCAGTCAAGAAATTTCAGAAATCTCAGGGTTTAACTGAAAATGGCATTGCCACTATTGTACAGCGTCAAATTCTACAGCAACCTAGTCTAACAGATAAGCCGCAGCCACAGTCACAACTCAAGCTGATAGATTTGTGCTTCCAATTCCAAAAGAATCCTCAAAATCCTTCTTACATCGCAGCGTTAAATAACTTACAACAAAATCTACCCAAGGACGTTTTACACAAAGTTACTAACAAATGGAGGGGGACAAATGATCAAAATCCTGAGATTGTAAAGCTGACTAATGTATTTACTTATTATGATGACAACAATGCAAACCATCGTGATGCACTAAATCACTTACAAAGTCAGATTACCCCAGCTATCTCTCAAGCATTTTTAAGTCTCTGGAATAAGAAGTAAACAAATGGGATATACAGCAGAATTCAGAGATAACTCTGAGTTAAGCGAAAAACCGGAGCAGAGGTTTCCTTTGCTCTGGATTTTTCAATATTTAGCTTCCTTAGATTCAGAAGTTCCGAGAGTTAGAATTCAGAATTCAGAAAATCTTAAGTAGTAGCATGGCAAGACTAAAATGGTGTAATAGCTAAAGGCTGGTAGTAGCGCTTTAGCCCCAAAAAACCATAAATCTAATGTACAAATTTAGTCTTGCCACGCCAGTAGGGTGCGTTACGGCTTTAGCTTAATACCGTTTCACTTTAATAATGATAAGTAAGTGGACAAGAATAAATCAAACTATGTTACGCAATTAGATCCCCCACTCCCCACGCCAGTCACTCTACTTGGGGAAACCCCAGACGCAAGGGTAGCGTAGCGTAAAGCCTGCGGCATGGCTTCGCTTAGAGCGACGTAGGAGCGTCTGACTCGCTACCGCAACTCTTAGAGACGCGCAAGGGACGCTATCCCCCTTGGCGTCTCCCCTTCTCACATTGCCAGAGGCTAGCGCCTGCCGTAGGATGCCCGAACGCAAGAGCGTCTCCTGTCTTGAGAAGGGCTGTAGGGAGAAGACCGCAGTGGCTCCCCTTCTCACATTGCCAGAGACTTTAGACAAGGGAGAACGCGCCCGCTCCCCGATAAATTGGGCTACCGTTTACACACAAGTCGAGTTGGCAATCAAATGGACGGAAAAGAACGGAAAATTATTTTTAAAATCCTTGATTTCCTGTTAAAAGTCTATCAATAAGTTCACACTATTGATAATCAGTTTGATAAACTCAAAATCTTGCCTACTAATTTATTTTCCTTAAACAGTCGATAATGTAAATAAATGTAAAAAATCCTCAAGTAGGACAGAAGCATCTATGCGTGTAATTTTAATGACCGGCAAAGGCGGGGTGGGCAAAACTTCCGTTGCTGCTGCAACTGGACTCCGTTGTGCAGAATTAGGTTATCGAACATTGGTTTTAAGTACAGACCCAGCTCACTCCCTGGCAGACAGTTTTGACATAGAAATGGGACATGTACCCCGAGAAATTCGTCCAAATCTGTGGGGTGCAGAACTGGATGCGCTGCAAGAACTAGAGGGAAATTGGGGTGCTGTGAAACGTTACATTACCCAAGTTTTACAGGCAAGGGGTTTAGATGGCGTACAGGCAGAAGAATTGGCAATTTTACCAGGCATGGATGAGATTTTTGGCTTGGTAAGGATGAAACGCCATTACGATGAAGGTGAGTTTGATGTTTTAATTATCGACTCAGCCCCCACTGGCACAGCACTGCGGTTGCTGAGTTTACCTGAAGTCGGTGGCTGGTATATGCGCCGTTTTTACAAACCATTTCAAAACATCTCCGTAGCACTTCGACCTCTGGTTGAACCTTTTTTTAGACCAATTGCTGGTTTTTCGCTACCAGATAAAGAGGTGATGGATGCACCTTATGAGTTTTATGAACAAATTGAAGCTCTGGAAAAAGTATTAACAGACAATACTCAAACCTCAGTGCGTCTGGTCACTAATCCCGAAAAGATGGTCATTAAAGAGTCTCTCCGGGCCCATGCTTATTTGAGTTTGTATAATGTTGCAACAGATTTAGTAGTGGCTAATCGGATTATTCCCAGTGAAGTCCAAGACCCATTTTTCCAACGTTGGAAGGAAAGTCAGGAACAATATCGCCAGGAAATTCATGATAATTTCCACCCTCTACCTGTGAAAGAAGTTCCACTTTTTTCTGAGGAAATGTGCGGATTGGCTTCATTAGAACGCCTGAAGGAAACCCTTTATAAAGATGAAGATCCAACTCAGGTTTATTATAAAGAAACGACTATGAGAGTCGTGCAAGAGCAAAACCAATACAGTTTAGAACTTTACTTACCTGGTATTCCTAAAAACCAAGTTCAACTGAGTAAAAATGGGGACGAATTAAACATTACTATTGGCAACCACCGTCGTAACTTAGTTTTGCCGCAAGCCTTAGCAGCACTACAACCAGGAGGGGCAAAGATGGAAGACGACTATCTTAAAATCCGTTTTACTGACAACATAAGAGTTTAATTTTATTGCTCCGGCGATATTTGACAAAAACTCAAACCTAAAAAGCAAGAATCTTTTCTTATAGCTAGTACAGACGCAATTTTTTTAGCGTCTGTTTTTATGAGTTTTTGGTAAATTTTTCTAAAAGGTAAATAAATATTTGTATTAGGGATTTGGCAGTAGTTTCACTGAAGACAATTTGATGAAATAAATTTCAAAATGGCTTTAGATTTAATTATTTCAGTTTGCAAATTATTAATTTATTTTACTATAAGCAATGATTTCCAACCCTGAACAAGATTTGCCCTTATGTCGCCATGAAGAAAGTTTACTACGCCGCATTACAAACCGTATCCGACGAAGCTTAGAGTTGAAAGAAATTATCACAGTCACAACGGCAGAGGTGCGATCGCTACTAAAAACTGACCGAGTGATGATTTACAAATTTCATGCCGATGATAGTGGTCAAGTGATTGCTGAGTCAATTTACGAAAATCGGTTGCCGTCGCTATTGGGGCTGAACTTTCCTGCTGATGATATTCCGCCCACCGCCCGTGAACTATTTCTTAAATCACGAGTGCGTTCTGTTGTTAATCTTGATACTCAAGAGATTGGTCAAAGTCACTTGCATGAGTTGGAAAATGGAGAAACTATATCAGAAGATATCCGTTACCGCCCTGTAGATCCATGTCATGTTGAGTACTTGAGTGCGATGGGGGTCAAATCTTCTGTAGTAGCGCCGATTATTTATCAAGATCAACTTTGGGGGCTGCTGGTATCTCACCATTCTGAGTCACGCCAGATTTCAGAATATGAACTGGAAGGTGTACAGATGGTAGTAGATCAACTTTCAGTAGCGATCGCTCAAAGTACCCTGCTCACTCAAGTCCGCAAAACAGCCGAACGAGAAACTATCATTAACCGCATTGCTACCCTGCTGCATTCACTACCCACTATTGTATTACAGCCAGCCCTAGAAGCGGCTGTTGCTGCCTTTAATGGTGTTGGTGGCAGGCTTTGTATTAGAAATGCAGCTTTTGATTCCCACAATGGCAACCTGACCAGCTTAACAGAATGCTTAATACCAGGAAATACTTGTATCAAGCTTTATATTTGTGGACAGCAACCTGTGATGCCAGAACAAACTATATATCCACTCATAGAGCAGTATAGCGTCTGGCAGGAACACTACAAGTCAAGTAACTACGATGTTTGGCCGATTTTAGATATATATCAAACTTCTAGCTTGCGAACTTTGCAAGTTGCTTTTCAACCAACTAAAATTCGCAGCATGTTGATGATTCCACTCCAGTATCGTCAGCAGTTGCTAGGCTATTTAAGTATTTTCCGCGATGAAATCGATACAGAAACCCTGTGGGCGGGGCAGTATGACAGCGATCAAAGGCAACTGTACCCCCGACAATCCTTTCAGGTTTGGCGCGAATCTAAAAAAGCACAAGCTCAAAAATGGACGCTCGAAGAGATTGAACTGGCTAGAGACCTCGGTAAACACTTTGCTTCAGCAGTTCAGCAGTATGAACTATACCAACAAGTGCAAGCCTTCAATGAAAATTTAGAAAAACAAGTTAAAAAACGCACAATTGAATTACAACGGACAACTGAACAACAACAGGCTGTATTTAAAGTCATTTCCGAAATTCGGGAATCTCTTGACACAAATACCATTTTTCAAACAACCACTAAAGAGGTTTGTCAATTAATCAAAGCTGATCGCGTTTCTGTTTATCGTTTCGATTCTAATTGGGGTGGTGAATTTGTCGGGGATTTCGAGGCTGCTAGTCCATACTGGTCCAATGAGTCTGAACTAGGTATTAATACAGTTTGGAATGATACCTACCTACAAGACACACAAGGAGGACGTTACCGCAACAATGAAACATTTGCAGTTGATGACATCTACAGTATGGGGTTTGCCCAGTGTCATATCGATAATCTAGAACAGTTTCAAATTCACGCTTTTGTGCTTGCTCCGATTTTTGTTGGGCAAAAACTTTGGGGTTTGCTGGCAACTTATCAACACACTGGCCCCCGGCAATGGAAAGCCTCTGAAGTTAACTTTCTCAGTCAGATTGCTGGCCAAATGGGAGTAGCACTTCAGCAAGCAGAATTACTCACGCAAACAAAACAGCAGACGTTAAGTTTGCGACAAGCGGCAGAACAACAACGGGTATTGTTTGAAGTTGTTGCGAAAATCCGGGAATCTCTTGACTTAGATATGATTTTTCAAACTACCACTCAAGAAATTTGCAAATCACTGCAAGCGGATCGTGTGGCTGTCTATCGCTTTCATCCAGATTGGAGTGGTGAATATATCGCCGAGTTTGTGGGTGATGGTTGGGTAAAACTTGTAGGTTGTGATCTCAAGACAGTTTGGGAAGATAGCTATTTACAGGAAACTCAAGGTGGACGATATCGCCATAATGAAAGCTATATAGTTGATGACATCTATCAAGCTGGTCACTCTGAGTGCCACGTTGCGGCTCTGGAGCAATTACAGGCAAGAGCCTATGCGATCGCACCTATATTTATCGGGCAACAGCTATGGGGCTTGCTAGCAGGTTATCAGAACTCTGCACCCCGCCACTGGGAAGCCTCGGAAATTAAGTTCATCACTCAAATTGCTAATCAGCTTGGGGTTGCACTCCAACAAGCCCAATTGCATAATCAGACTAAGGAACAGACAGAAAAGCTGGCTCTAGCTCTGCATGATTTAAAGCAAACTCAAACCCAACTGATCCAAACTGAGAAAATGTCCTCACTGGGTCAATTGGTAGCTGGTGTTGCTCACGAAATTAATAACCCGGTGAACTTCATTTATGGCAACATCAACCATGTCAATGATTATACCCAAGATTTACTCAGTATACTAGACCTATATTTGCAAAACTGCCCTAACCCCAACCCTGAGATTCGCGATCGCTCAGAAGAAATAGACTTAGAATTTCTCATTGAGGATTTGCCTAAAACTCTATCTTCTATGAAAATTGGGATTGATCGCATCCGTCAAATAGTCTTGGGTTTACGGAATTTCTCCCGCCTTGACCACGCAGAAAAAAAGCCAGTTAATATTCATGAGGGCATTGATAGCACCTTGCTAATTTTGCAGCATCGCTTGAAAGCAAAACCGGAAAGTCCGGCTATTAAATTAGTCAAAGAGTACAGTGACTTGCCCTTAGTAGAGTGCTATGCTGGCCCACTGAATCAGGTATTTATGAATGTTTTAAGCAATGCGATCGATGCCCTAGAAGATTACAGGGAATCTGAATCGAAACCTCATAGCCATCAAATTACTATCCGTACTGCTCTTGGTGAGCTTGAAGGCAATGTCAATAGCGTAGTAATTCGCATTGCAGACAATGGCTCAGGAATACCCGAAGCCCTAAAGGCAAGAATCTGCGACCCATTTTTCACTACTAAGCCAGTAGGAAAAGGCACTGGCTTGGGGTTGTCAATTAGTTACCAGATTGTGGTGGATAAACACGGTGGTGTGTTTAAATGTGATTCTCAGCCAGGGTTAGGTACAGAATTTTGGATTGAAATTCCGATTATACAAATCACCAAATCGCACAATCAACTCCCGTAGGTTTGGGAGCCAACATAAAATTGGTATAAGTCCTATAGCGGTTCTCGTTTACGTGAGGTACACCCGTAGGGGCACGGCACTGCCGTGCCCCTACACCTGGCGATATAATGTTGTACCGCATCTGAATGGGAACCGCTATATTAACTTCTAAGTTGCACAGGCATAGCTAAATAGGTCATTTTCAAACCACCCAATGGTGTAAAAATCACTGGAGTCAGGCTTTGATTCAAATGCATTTGAATTTCGGAAGATGGTAACTCTTTCAAACCTTCCATCAAATATTTAATATTAAAAGCAATTTCTATGTTTTCCCCAGAAATCTGGGCCGGCATTGATTCTCTACCACTTCCCACATCTTGAGCTTCACAAGATAAGGTAATTTCTTGAGCTTTGCTATCAATACTGACTTTGACAATATTATTTTTCTGATCAGCTAATACAGCAATCCGCTCCAAAGTGCTTACAAATTGTCGCCGTTCAATTGTAATTTGTCGCTCAAATTGGCGCGGGATTAGTTGTCGATAGGCAGGATATTGGCCTTCTAATGTGCGACTAGTCAAGCGTTGATTTTGCCATGAAAATACAACTTGACCTTGATCGAAATATAAAGCTACAGGTTCATCTGATGAGGCGCTATGAGCTAGCATTCGTTGGAGTTCACGTAATGCTCTAGCTGGTACTGTCACTTCTAGTTGACTAGTTCCGCCTAGAGGACGCTCGTTGCTAGTTTCTACCACTGCTAGGCGATGTCCATCGGTAGCTGCAAATTCTAGGGTATCTTGCTTAACTGTTAAATGCACTCCAGTGAGTACTTGCTTGGTTTCATCAGCACTGGTAGCAAACAATGAACCCCGTAATCCCTCAATTAATGCGGTGGTTGTGAGATGGATTACTTCTGTATTTTCAATTACAGGCAGTTCAGGAAATTCTTCAGGCCCCATTGCTCGGACTTGGTAATGTCCACTCTTGGGTGTGAGTGTGACAATTAAACCTTCTCCACCGGGTGTTGCA from Nostoc sp. UHCC 0926 includes these protein-coding regions:
- a CDS encoding GAF domain-containing protein, which translates into the protein MISNPEQDLPLCRHEESLLRRITNRIRRSLELKEIITVTTAEVRSLLKTDRVMIYKFHADDSGQVIAESIYENRLPSLLGLNFPADDIPPTARELFLKSRVRSVVNLDTQEIGQSHLHELENGETISEDIRYRPVDPCHVEYLSAMGVKSSVVAPIIYQDQLWGLLVSHHSESRQISEYELEGVQMVVDQLSVAIAQSTLLTQVRKTAERETIINRIATLLHSLPTIVLQPALEAAVAAFNGVGGRLCIRNAAFDSHNGNLTSLTECLIPGNTCIKLYICGQQPVMPEQTIYPLIEQYSVWQEHYKSSNYDVWPILDIYQTSSLRTLQVAFQPTKIRSMLMIPLQYRQQLLGYLSIFRDEIDTETLWAGQYDSDQRQLYPRQSFQVWRESKKAQAQKWTLEEIELARDLGKHFASAVQQYELYQQVQAFNENLEKQVKKRTIELQRTTEQQQAVFKVISEIRESLDTNTIFQTTTKEVCQLIKADRVSVYRFDSNWGGEFVGDFEAASPYWSNESELGINTVWNDTYLQDTQGGRYRNNETFAVDDIYSMGFAQCHIDNLEQFQIHAFVLAPIFVGQKLWGLLATYQHTGPRQWKASEVNFLSQIAGQMGVALQQAELLTQTKQQTLSLRQAAEQQRVLFEVVAKIRESLDLDMIFQTTTQEICKSLQADRVAVYRFHPDWSGEYIAEFVGDGWVKLVGCDLKTVWEDSYLQETQGGRYRHNESYIVDDIYQAGHSECHVAALEQLQARAYAIAPIFIGQQLWGLLAGYQNSAPRHWEASEIKFITQIANQLGVALQQAQLHNQTKEQTEKLALALHDLKQTQTQLIQTEKMSSLGQLVAGVAHEINNPVNFIYGNINHVNDYTQDLLSILDLYLQNCPNPNPEIRDRSEEIDLEFLIEDLPKTLSSMKIGIDRIRQIVLGLRNFSRLDHAEKKPVNIHEGIDSTLLILQHRLKAKPESPAIKLVKEYSDLPLVECYAGPLNQVFMNVLSNAIDALEDYRESESKPHSHQITIRTALGELEGNVNSVVIRIADNGSGIPEALKARICDPFFTTKPVGKGTGLGLSISYQIVVDKHGGVFKCDSQPGLGTEFWIEIPIIQITKSHNQLP
- a CDS encoding ABC transporter substrate-binding protein; translated protein: MKKAIAHQTALLFTCSILLVACGKSASNEANSANNPTATTGAANGIPIGIAFAQTSNVSLLGQEGTDGVKIAQKYFNDKGGINGRPIKLVYQDTGGDEVGAINAFQSLISKDKVVGIVGPTLSQQAFSADPVAERNQVPVIGASNTAKGIPEIGDYVARVSSSVAVVAPYSVKAALKQNPNLKRVAVFYAQNDAFNKSETEIFQKTVRNLGLDLVTVQKFQTTDTDFQAQASGAINLKPDLAIISGLAVDGGNLVKQLRELGYKGIIVGGNGFNTSHIFSVCRALCDGVIVAQAYSPVYASEINTAFRKAYLEQYHREPPQVSAQAFAALQVYVEALQSLDKKSNINKLTLPQLRTELNKELLRGKYQTPLGEIAFTPVGDVIQKEFYVAQLKMEPNGINGKFSFLRAN
- a CDS encoding peptidoglycan-binding domain-containing protein translates to MLDLFISTYLIFVKQDTLNGSLVAKEPRSMAVSSPEVIRHILIGLGYLAPEIDPKPDLTKFAPWKRNNNSLTDDLTEDAIKKFQKQYSQKLVVNGNADSETRTVMEDTVKGLQNRLKFHGFATNSEIPLDKPFYGPATYTAVKKFQKSQGLTENGIATIVQRQILQQPSLTDKPQPQSQLKLIDLCFQFQKNPQNPSYIAALNNLQQNLPKDVLHKVTNKWRGTNDQNPEIVKLTNVFTYYDDNNANHRDALNHLQSQITPAISQAFLSLWNKK
- a CDS encoding TRC40/GET3/ArsA family transport-energizing ATPase, producing MRVILMTGKGGVGKTSVAAATGLRCAELGYRTLVLSTDPAHSLADSFDIEMGHVPREIRPNLWGAELDALQELEGNWGAVKRYITQVLQARGLDGVQAEELAILPGMDEIFGLVRMKRHYDEGEFDVLIIDSAPTGTALRLLSLPEVGGWYMRRFYKPFQNISVALRPLVEPFFRPIAGFSLPDKEVMDAPYEFYEQIEALEKVLTDNTQTSVRLVTNPEKMVIKESLRAHAYLSLYNVATDLVVANRIIPSEVQDPFFQRWKESQEQYRQEIHDNFHPLPVKEVPLFSEEMCGLASLERLKETLYKDEDPTQVYYKETTMRVVQEQNQYSLELYLPGIPKNQVQLSKNGDELNITIGNHRRNLVLPQALAALQPGGAKMEDDYLKIRFTDNIRV
- the dnaN gene encoding DNA polymerase III subunit beta, with amino-acid sequence MKLVCSQSDLSTNLSLVSRAVPSRPTHPVLANVLLQADAQTNQVSLTAFDLSLGIRTSFNAEVWQGGAIALPAKLLVDITSRLPEGEITLDDESALTGATPGGEGLIVTLTPKSGHYQVRAMGPEEFPELPVIENTEVIHLTTTALIEGLRGSLFATSADETKQVLTGVHLTVKQDTLEFAATDGHRLAVVETSNERPLGGTSQLEVTVPARALRELQRMLAHSASSDEPVALYFDQGQVVFSWQNQRLTSRTLEGQYPAYRQLIPRQFERQITIERRQFVSTLERIAVLADQKNNIVKVSIDSKAQEITLSCEAQDVGSGRESMPAQISGENIEIAFNIKYLMEGLKELPSSEIQMHLNQSLTPVIFTPLGGLKMTYLAMPVQLRS
- a CDS encoding 2'-5' RNA ligase family protein; protein product: MSRFFVALLPPQDIQDYANQIKQYFADHYASRGALKSPPHITLQPPFEWVDANLPLLEASLKEFASEQQPVAITLRGFDAFVPRVIYINVVRSQELLTLQADLMAYTESNLGIVDKVSKTRPFAPHMTVAFRDLTKQNFKAAWPEFEKRQLHFEFTADKLTLLLHDGKRWNIKSEFGFLPTEQ